aaataagatGAAGCATATGGAGACCGAAAGAATCTCGAATCAATACCTGAGGGTCCTCAGATCGTAAAAACCCAAAATGCTCAAGTTCTTTTATCTCTGACAAGCAATAGCTTGAAGTGCAATGAGATCCTAACTCATCTTGGCACAAAAGGAGGCAAGGTTGTCTACTAGAAACAGAGGAGACTTCGGTGGACGGAAGCTATTGGAgccaataaaagtagaaggctttATAAAGACTTCTATACTGTACTAAGCCGATCATAGAAGAATTCTAGTTTATTGCAATGTTTCGGGAAGTGATCTAATCAAGGGAGTGAATTGTCTAGTAGAGAAATTTGGCCACTTTTTGAAAAAAGGGATGTTTTGGTTGTTGTTGTAATTAGAGATAAACAAACCTCTAGAGACTGCAAGAATTCCAAATGATGTATTTATTTGAGATACCTTTGCCATTGGCATCCAATAAAATACAGATGTGGTGTTCGATACATCACATTATCTCTCTTATCAATGACCGATAGGATATGAGGGATATTATTTACACCACATCCTAGCCAATAACATCGGCTGAGGATTGACATGTTCTAGTCCCAGCTAGATTGAAACAAGGAAATATTCGTGCAAGAACCAAGTACCTAGAATTGACGGACAGAAAAAGCTAATAACTTAGAAGCCGAAGCTTCGATATCTTTGAGTTCCATCAGAGGAATAGAGCAAATAATCTAAGGGACAACCTGACACATGTACTCCTAAATGCCTGATAGATTGGATATATGGAACATCAGGTAGGATAAGCTGAGTAGTGGCTAAAGGAATAAACCGAGCAAGGAAGATACCAAAGCTAAGGTACAGGATCCTGTGTTTGAAGTTAATCTGGGAACTACGTCTCAACAAAGGCCAACAATTGTAAGCGAACCATTGAGCCCAGAAGACCAGGAAGATAGTAACCCTGCTTGGAAATGCACGAAGATGCCTGAACATGACCAAAATTTGATGGAACACATATTACCAATCAAGGAAAGGCTCAAACCTTTCAAGTTGCCAAAGACTGTGATCGTACCGACGCGTGAGCAGTCTCGGATACGCAGCCAGCGGCGGGCTCCTTGACTTGCTGCAGCCAACCATCGCGAGGTGCATCCCttctgtgaggacccgtgcgggcgtgtgtttagtcccacatcggttatttgctgggtagatcttgggtacttatacagtatcaaggaacccaaataataccttccggctagccattttggatgagatcctgagttgttacaaatggtatcagagtggatccggcccataacttatgtggactaggagatactgcagcacagattcattggggttgaccacggaccgatcgtggtgtttgtgattagatttgaatggatttgaactcttagcctgacgaagacgtcagggcttgaaccggggaagtatgtgaggacccgtgcaggcgtgtgtttagttccacatcggttatttgctgggtagatcttgggtaaacccaaataataccttccgacgagccattttggatgagatcctgatTTGTTACACCTTCACTCTTGTTTGGAGAACCCCTATTGGGTCCCGCTGCGATCCGTTAGTTGCATGTGCGGCCTACCCATCGTGGGGGACAGGTCAACATTTCATGTGCCTATTCCAAACCCCTCACCTTTGCTGTGGCAAGAGGCGGCCCTAGTGCGGTCCTCGAGCACCCTTGGTGGGAGTCCCACAGCGGCCTTCCGTTTCATCCGGCCGTGCCAGTCTCCGTAGGCTCCCTGCCTCCCTGTCTAACGTGACCCTAAAGGTAAAAGAGAACGTCAAAAGATTGTTCAAGGTTAAGTTTATAAAACTAGCCTGGTATGTGGAATTGTTGGCAAATATAGGGCtagtaattaagaagaatgaaaagCTCCGAGTATTAATTGATTTCAGAGACTTGAATAAGGCCACTCCAAAAGGACTCTTTTCCTCCGTAATAacacaaaaaaaattgatacaaaTTTACTCATTGAGGGACAACTGGCTAAGCCATAATACTTTAACCCTCAACCCATAACCCATCGGAGCTTCTCTTAGGTATCTAGTAAAAAGATAACATGAGCTAATAGTCCAGTAAGTAACATTTGCATAGCTAGTTGgatcaaacatatatatttattacaATGTTCAAATAGTTTCAACTATCAAATTTTAAGTCCAGTAAGCCATAATAGTTTCAACTATCAAATTTTAAGTCCAGTAAGCCATAATAGTTTCAActctttttttatgaaattttaaaagCATTTACAACCTTTTCCCTCTAACAATCTTATCGACTATATCTACAATTAGCACCATGACAAGACCTGAAAGAGACCTGCCCTTGAGTGTAGGATATGTCATCCATCAGCATATTCCAGCGAATTAGTCTTGACTCGCAAAGCTTCAAAAGAGCTAGTAGTTATTCATATGGCCACAATCAGCTCCACTGGCTAGGTTTAAAAGAAACTAGCTTTATTAACGGCTAGGCCTAAAAGAAACTAGTTTCTGGATATGTAGCCAATGATCAATCCCTTTGGTGGACTTGAATAATAAGTAGAGTAGAAAATACTCATCAAATCCATTTCGAAATTAGTTTCCACGGCATATGGTAACCATAATTCTATCAAATATCCATACATATAGATTCAAAGCAAGATTTAAAatccatttcaaatgcttcccaCGTACAAATCAAATAACATGCTCGTGATCATGCTCAATTAAACAGTTCATGcttgattaaaaattttaaaatttattattttttagagcagacataatatttaatatatagatttagatatagatatatacacgtgcattataaattttaattacaaatatttaggaCTTTTCAAACATGAGGATAAAactaaataatataaatttttcaAGTCAAATTATATGGCACACGGCTTTAATTAATGGACTAAAGTATAAAACCCCACTCTAAATATACACTTGTCCAGATGATGTACCCATGCAGCTCACATCAATCTGATCTTGGGTGATGATGGGGCGGATCGTGATACAAGAGTCCGATTAGGGCAAAGGTAGCACAACAAGGGTTGTTGATGATAAGGTCCAATGATGCCAGACGAAGGCCTAGGTGAAGGTCTAATGATGGGTGGTCGCTAGATCGGTTCAATACCCTCTACTAGGATCAACTGAGAGGAAGGAGTGTAAGAATTTCACAAATTCAGAGGTCAGATTTAATAACTTATCTGAATTCTGAGGATCTCTGCTTTCAGATCTGCCATTGGATACGGCAAACCACTGTAATCTAAGAAGTTATAATGGCTCCTCTTTCAAGAGCTATACAAAATCCTCATTCAGaccagcacaaaaaaaaaaaaagcctatcGGAAGTTACTGTTATCGTCAAATCTACATTGGAATTATATCCATGGAGACACATGATCATCGTGCCTCAACCAATGCAGCAATGCATCAGGTTCCGCTGCACAATTAAAAAGCATGGTGATCGCACCAATCTCGCACCTTAGATGCAGAAACTaattttgattaggtgcaaGTGGTATAGAGATCAACAAGGGTTATATAACTTTCAAGATACAACAAGCATGTTGAGGAATTTGTGCTATAACATCCACCCTAACATCTTAAGCTATATAGTCTCTCATCTTAATTACTAGTCAGTAACAGGAGGTCCTTTATGAAGCATAGACAGATATAGTAtcaagaaaaatgaagaaaacaagCAAGTGACAACTCAAATCCAGCTACCGCAATAAATACTGCCAGATTTTTTTTGCCTCCCATGATTCTAGGatcagttttttatttttgtaaatatTACCATTTATTGTATTATAAATTTCCTTTTCAATTACATATTTTGTACGTCTAAAATTATGCTTCTCTGATTGTATAAATATACAGAGTATGAATAGAAATCATTTTGTgagttcaaaattcaaaactatAGCAGTGTGCATTCTCTATAGGTAGATATAGTTAAAAATAACATGACAAGAAAGCTACTCCAAAACAATGACAGGAGTAGCGTATTAGAGTAGGATAATAAATACTGTAGTAAGGGACAAGGAAAGAAAGTAAACAAGAGGATAGAAAAGAAGAGAATACTAAACTATGTGTGTTGTTTTTATTCCATGAGGAGAGAACCATACTAGGTTCCTTCGCCATTCCCCTGCCTCTCACCAATGGTGTTGCACTTTGTTGTCTCTGTTCAGTGGCTGCCTTTAACTCTCAATTTGTAGGAGAGAAACGATCAAAGGCTCGCAAAGTTTGCTCCACTGATAATTCGCCCAAAACCAGGGCCTGGCCCAACTACAATGGCCCCCGCGCACCCCCCCGAAACTCTCCTGAACAGGACCCGCACTATAAAAGTCTTGGtgagaggtagagcatctcggTTCGAGTCCGAGTAATAAGGAAACAGGGCATGGATCCCCTATTTCTCTCGCCCCACTCCACCACCTCTATCCTACTTGcctgttgaaatcaccacttatcctgaaagcttaagctgataggacAAATGGTGATTTCAACATAGTATCAGTGCAGAGGTCTTGAGTTCGAACCCTGTCTCCGTACTCTTTAACctcatgattaaaaaatttcataTGTTAGGCTTACCCATTAAAGAAAAATCCGGCCCACATGTGAGAaaaagtgtaagaaaatataaaatatataaataaatttacctCATTCTATCAGCTTAAGTTTTTAGGACAAATGGTGATTTCAACATTGTCCCACTTAGGAGTaatgccttgcatgcttataAGGATAATCTCTTTGAATATGTGATGGTCGTTATGCTCGCGAATTACGATTTGCGGTCTGGGCGTCACAAATCTCATTGGCGTTTCTCTCTAACAGTACTCATTGGCTTTTAAACTTCTCACTAGTAGTTTGGAGTACTTATTCGGGTACAACACGATGGCCATGATAATACATAATTACCATGTAGGGCTTATTTAATCATAATTGTTGTGCAAGATGCCAATAGCTGTAATTCAAAGACTATATCTCACCAGTTTCAAGCCTGGATTAGAGAGAATAAGGATAAAAAAGTGACATGCATCTGCAAATGTATATTCTCTCATATTTAACATGCAATGAATTTTGATTAATAGCTCAAATATAGAAGCAATAGATAGATAATATTTGTTAGGCTGCAGCTTATGTAGAATGTAGACCCTATTGGTTGGTCGAACAAGCTTCAAAGCTGAATACATACCtgaaattaatttatttaaatggaATCACTAGGGAAGCCAAACCATAGTTGGTGCCACATAATCAATCACCAAGATGAATCGCTATCAAACATTCAAAGGTGTTGCTTCGTGTATTGCACGCGACATGTTGTATATGCTATGCAACATCGCACCCTATTTGATAGACTTACATCTTTGTGATCAAGTGACACACCCAatccacacacacaaaaaaaaaaagtttggggGTTGGGGGACAATTGCACCCTAAAATTTTGGGATTTCTAATAAATAACCAACCGCCCAACCAATCAAGATAAGCTTGCCCCTTTCAAAATATAGAGATTAATTACCAAAGATGGGGAGAAACCAATCATTAGTTCTCTTAGTTTTTGGATTTAGTTGAATGCAGGATTGTATTGGTGAAATTTCTATGAAATATCTCCTCACAAGATACTCTTATTTGaagtttgtatttttttttgggtaccgaGTTGGGCCATAAAAATCTAGTGCTCACAAGACCACATCCTAATGGAAGATGCTCCTCCAATTTTACTGAAACAATAATAATATTGGTTCTCTCTTGAGCCATATTGAGCTCTACATATGAAAAGGCATGCTTTTCTCCAAGTTTTTCGAGAGTTCCACCAagtggaagaagaagatttATACAGAAAAAAGTTTCCTTCCATCTCTTTTGTTTTGAAGTATGCAACACGCATGCCACGTCTCTGCTTCCTCATGTTTCATCTGGTTTCTAAGCTTTCTAAGCTCCCAAACCCACACTCAACCCATCCCCACAACGTAAAACATTTATCAAATTGATAAGAATTTCTCATTTCATGGCTATTTCAAATATTGTTAGGACCCTCAATCCAAAGCTTGCATAGCGTGTTTCCCGTATCACAGGAAATTATACTTGAATGAACCATTGGTTACAATTTCTTTGGAGTAGCTGGAGAAGCGAAGATGCACTTCctcaataattttttaatgatagagttTATGTACAAAGTAAATACAGATAGTGGCAAAATATAAGAACAATAGAGACAAGACGCGGAGCATTTTACACACgtcatcacccttgatctttccTAAGAATTTATTGACACAAGATAGATTTCTATAAATCTTAGAAAAAATCAACTTACTCCAAGCGTTATTTAAGTCTATTCAGCTAGACAAAACAACttatttcaaataaataaaccaAAGACAATTACGCAGGAAACAAGGAaggcctcaaaaaaaaaaggcttgcgTCAAAAAAAGATGGTAATCCATAAACCCTGCAGCCAGAAATTACAAACCATAATAGTATTTCCGAtcaatttgttttcttttataatTCTACAAATATTGTTCTCGAGGGAATCAAATCACACTTACGTTTTTTCCTTTAACTTCTCGGGATTTAAATTTCAAACACCATGCATAGATTAAAACCGAGCATCAGCTGTTTTCCGATTTGGTTTCCCACGAGCTCCATGGAGACCCAAGTCAGTAAGCAAACAGAAGACCAGTCTTCCGCCATTGTTTCCACTCCGACACAGCACAAGAGAGCAAGAACATGTTAACCCGACGACGATAAGAACAAGATAAAACAAGAAACAAGCAAAACTGcaagaaacaaagaagaaaccCAACAGTCCCAGTCTCGATAGAGAATTCTACTGCTGCTTCGCCTGGTTCATCCACTGCAGAGCAATCTCGGATCGGGAGGCAGCGGCAAAAGTgggactgctgctgctgctgctatcAGAAAGCGAGACCATTGCCTTCTGAAGAACGCCGGAGGGAGACGAAGCCAACCTCGTCGGACTCTCTTGGGGGCTCGCCGCTTGACTGCCATGAAAGCCAATGCTCATACAGTTGATAAGCCCGCCGCTGCCAGAATCCCTGCAATCATCGGCGACGAACCCCTGCCGGGGAGATGTCGCATTGCTCGTCTGTAGGACCTCACCGAGCGGACCGCCGAGCGGCGAAGCAGGGGCTATCCAGCCCGAGGGGCGAGTCTTAACAAGCGTATCGCCCACGCCGAGGCCCATCTGGATTTGATGATCACCACCTTCCTCAACGCCGGACATGGAGAGCGTGAGGGTCGAGAGTGGAAGCTCCCCGCCAGCGGGAACGGAGGTTAAGTTGCCATTCTTGGTGGTGGCAGCGGCGGGGTTCTCGGTGGACCAGGCATCAATGAAGCTCCTGGGGATTTCCCTATGGTCGCCGATGGTGTCTTCTTCCAGTGAGCAGAAATCTGGATTAAGAAAGGCAGTGTAGCTCGAGTTCAGATGGTCATCATAGCTCTGGAGAATCGGAGTACTGCTGCTACTCAATCCAATCTTCGAATGCATCAGCTCCCACTGCAAGCTTGACTCCATCTCCTCATTATTCCCTTTAATCCAATCCAGGCACCTGGACAGGCAGTAAACATAAACGCCAAGATGTTACACTGGAGCAAATGAACGAGTCCTACAATAAAAAAACGGCTTGCTCTAAAGTCTAAACTAACCTGGGTTCCTTGTTTGGTTCCAACGGTTGGAATGGAAACTTCAACTCATCCTTGGGGAAAAAGACAGAGGACTGGGATGGAAATGGCTTGGAAAGGCTGCTGCtggtggtggcggcggcggtggcggtggcggtggtGGCGGCCGCGGCGGTGACGATGGTGGGTGAGTTGGTGGAGACAGCGGTGGGTGGAGGAGCATTGGAGGTGATGGGTTTGGTCTTGCCAACTTCCACAGGCTTTCTTGAACGAGGACGACCCCTGTGCAAGTGGCGCTCGCAGTACTTCTGGTCCGGAGCCGCGTCCCTCGAGCACCTCCACTTCTTCCCGTCCGTCCTCCGGCACCTCCCTGGCTCCGGATCGGTGTTGCCCGAAAACCTCAAGTTAAAGGCCCCAGCAGAACCTCTACCGACCACCACTGTTTCTTATAACAAAGCATAGAGTAAGAGAGACTATTTACGAACAATCTTTCAaaggagacaaaaaaaaaaagagttagaGAGAGGACAGACGATTTGGGAGAAGGTGATGAGGAGGAGAGCTCGGGAAGAGGAGGTCGGGTGGGACAGGAACAGAGGCTATGATGTGTTTGTAGATCAGAGCCTGGCGCTGGAGCTCCTGCCACTGCGCCGAAGTAAAAGGAATCGCTCTCAGAGCCGCTGCAGAGGCACTGCCACCGACGCCCATCGCCACACCTGCATCACACCCCACACACACCACCAAAAAACTTATCAGTCTTTCCTCCTGCCTCCATTCCTGTAGCCACTGAATTATTTAATGGAGGCCACCTCCCCCTCCCAcagaaaagaagataaaattgaacgcaaaagagatatataatggaggagaggaagaggggtcaaagtataaaaggaaaaaaaaacacgaaaagaaaagaaaacctggGGATCTGAAGGGGATGGGAAAAGGCTGCAGAGCTCTTCCACCATCGTATGCATCGTTCAAAAATAAGGTGGGGCCGCTGCCGAGGAACGGAGTCGAAGTTGGAACGCTGCCTCCATCCCTGGTGGTACAAGAAAGGAAGGGAAACCCAGCCGTGCGTATCAGCTTCTGATGAGGAGCAAATGTGATGGAATCCGAACCACAGCCAAAGCCAAGCCCCAGACTCTCTTCATCctcctttctttcccttttgTCCCCCAAACCAACTCCAGTTTCCATCACGATGATCCCACTCTGATCCTTATCTCTCTCTACCTCTCTTCTTTTGttaacttcttcttcttcttctttctaccGTAGCCGTTGTGTCTGCAGTTCTAGATCGCGTTTTCCTTCTCTACCAACCCACCTGTCGACGTATCTTCACCTAAGCTCTTGTCTCCGAGAAGAGGCTGAGATGGCTCTCGTCCCCTTGGTTTTGGTCTGCGCTGCTCTCCTGCTTCCTATGCCCCCAACATTCGCAACACTGCACAACTTGGTTAAAGCTGGCTAAAAAGCTACGCTCCCTCCTTCCCCCACTATACCAGCGTAGTACTACTAACCACCAACTCGCCAACCCTCACACGCTATTCCGCTATTATTGTAGCCCCTATCGTTTCCTCCGTGCCGTCCCTCTTCACCCTCTAATCCGTACTCAGACTCACCCCCATCCTCGACACCCAATCCTCTCCCCTTTAATCACAGATAAccattttttattataataatatttatgtaaaatattttttctgttttttatatattaattaattaatatattcTTGAGCATCTATTTGTtctcataaaattaaaatattaaaaaaaaattaaaaaatattttttgtagtTACCATATATAGGCTTGTAACCAGTGATTATGTTTCAATGGAAAGGTTTCCTTAATGACGCAACGTTTATCTCCTCCTTTGGGGACTGCGCCCTAGAAAGGTCTAGGGTCCTCAGTAGCTGCGGCGGGGGGTTCTTTGAAGTGATGGGATAACTAATTGCCTATCCCAATACACCGACCAACAACGTAGTCTAATACTTcggagaaatttttaaaatagacGGCTTTGATTCAAGCCAATCTTGTACGGCCCTCCGACCAAGGTCAAACTAGGCAATATGATGATACTAAGACCTAAGTTACTATCCCTACGCAAGTTGCCGGTTATTAACGTCGCAAAGCTCGGTTTATCACATCAAATCACCGCTATTCCGGACAGCTAAAAGCCTAAAGGCGGCTGCCATCAATAATTATTCTAGATAAATTGGAGCTCGGATGGCTCGTCTTTTTATGTTCTTATTCCGGATAATATCAACGATAAAAGAGAAAGGGCCAACCtcccaaaagaaaacaaaaaaatgggAATGGCGTAATAAGGAGGTGGGGTTTGGAGGGATAGCTATTTCCCGAGAAAGGACTAGAGAGGGGAGAATGACGTGGGCGCAGTTGGTATAGCATTGATGAAGGCCTGCTGTGAGCCAGCTGTCTCCCAAAGGCCAAGTCCCTATcacactctctctctcatctctcTTCTTTTAAATTTGGTTCACAGAACCTTGGTTTGTACTCCACCGCTCTTTTTACTCTCTTCTTCTTGCTCAAACTTTTAAACGCACCTCGATCACTGGAACTCGTTTTGGCACCCTCTCAGTGATAGACGGGTTTCAGCCTTTCCGGACGTCAACTTCTTAGCGTGTCAAATGGGATGGTGTGCAGGATGGTGCTTGGACTAGGTAGTAGTATTGCGTTACACTTGTTTTAAagaagagaattttttttttttttttttgttgttgttgttgttgttgttgttgcgaTAAAGGAAGCAAGATTCTTTTTGCTTTAACGTTGCCGCTCTCGCACGTCCGTCCATTCGTTCACCTCGAACGGCGAATCGTCCTCCTCTACGTACATTTGTACGTGCTCCAACCCAAAGCAACCAATTTCCCGTGATTCTTAGTACCCGTCGTTAACTATGGTTAGCCCTGGGGAAgggttttattattattattattattattccttCTTTTTAAGCATTGTTCTTCAGCCTGATATTTTTAATGCGAaatagagagttttttttttccccctcacAATAGTATTAGCatgttataaaatattttcctGAAAATGATGGTCAAACCTGCTTTTCCCTTTCTGCCATAACAATAAATCAATCCTTAATATATAAATCTTGGATATATGAATGCAgtccataaaattaaaaaaataaataaaaaaataaaaattgattattttagataaaattattaaaatactGAGCCGCAAAGAATGTCATCCAATCCACTGTTGGCCATTCTGTAGACATGAATAATCGAATAGGAGCTCAGTTAATTAGTAAGCAACGTCTTGTAAGAATGTTGTAATGcacaaatttttaaataatgatgattcaaaaaatttaaaaatcagTGTTCCTCTCCTTCTACTATTTTGAAAGTAATTTATTTGcagaattatttattttatatgaatTGATGCTCAAACGGTTCACATAATCATGGTGGAAGCAAGATTTTGGCACATGCATCTATAtatattgtttttaatttttagctATTTCTTCATAGTTAACCTAGCATGCTAAATTGGCCATACTTGCATGAGAATACAAGCATCTAGCTAAGGCTGTTTAAATTCCATGCAATCTGCTTTTTTGATGAAGTTGATTCTAAGGCTCCAACTACTTCAGCCTAGAAAACTAATGGCCAACTCCATCATTTAGGACTGTTTGGTTtgcataaaaaacaaaaaaaaaaaaaagtatggtcTTTGGTTTAGTTGGAATCATAAAGTAAAATTTAATGAACTAAAATATTCTCCAATCTCtgtattttttgctttttttttttaatttggtaGGATGTATTCAAGTTAAAGCTACATGAATTgccatttttaatatatatatatatatatatatatatatatatatatatatattgggcctatttttttttttttttcaccggTAAGATATGTCCCTTcatgtttttattattatacTTATATTCTCAGGTAGGACTCTCAGAAAAATTAAAGTGAAAAAAAGAGATGCATAACCAATTGACCATAAcgtttctatatatata
Above is a genomic segment from Phoenix dactylifera cultivar Barhee BC4 chromosome 2, palm_55x_up_171113_PBpolish2nd_filt_p, whole genome shotgun sequence containing:
- the LOC120109938 gene encoding growth-regulating factor 7-like isoform X1, whose translation is METGVGLGDKRERKEDEESLGLGFGCGSDSITFAPHQKLIRTAGFPFLSCTTRDGGSVPTSTPFLGSGPTLFLNDAYDGGRALQPFPIPFRSPGVAMGVGGSASAAALRAIPFTSAQWQELQRQALIYKHIIASVPVPPDLLFPSSPPHHLLPNQTVVVGRGSAGAFNLRFSGNTDPEPGRCRRTDGKKWRCSRDAAPDQKYCERHLHRGRPRSRKPVEVGKTKPITSNAPPPTAVSTNSPTIVTAAAATTATATAAATTSSSLSKPFPSQSSVFFPKDELKFPFQPLEPNKEPRCLDWIKGNNEEMESSLQWELMHSKIGLSSSSTPILQSYDDHLNSSYTAFLNPDFCSLEEDTIGDHREIPRSFIDAWSTENPAAATTKNGNLTSVPAGGELPLSTLTLSMSGVEEGGDHQIQMGLGVGDTLVKTRPSGWIAPASPLGGPLGEVLQTSNATSPRQGFVADDCRDSGSGGLINCMSIGFHGSQAASPQESPTRLASSPSGVLQKAMVSLSDSSSSSSPTFAAASRSEIALQWMNQAKQQ
- the LOC120109938 gene encoding growth-regulating factor 7-like isoform X2, with translation METGVGLGDKRERKEDEESLGLGFGCGSDSITFAPHQKLIRTAGFPFLSCTTRDGGSVPTSTPFLGSGPTLFLNDAYDGGRALQPFPIPFRSPGVAMGVGGSASAAALRAIPFTSAQWQELQRQALIYKHIIASVPVPPDLLFPSSPPHHLLPNLVVGRGSAGAFNLRFSGNTDPEPGRCRRTDGKKWRCSRDAAPDQKYCERHLHRGRPRSRKPVEVGKTKPITSNAPPPTAVSTNSPTIVTAAAATTATATAAATTSSSLSKPFPSQSSVFFPKDELKFPFQPLEPNKEPRCLDWIKGNNEEMESSLQWELMHSKIGLSSSSTPILQSYDDHLNSSYTAFLNPDFCSLEEDTIGDHREIPRSFIDAWSTENPAAATTKNGNLTSVPAGGELPLSTLTLSMSGVEEGGDHQIQMGLGVGDTLVKTRPSGWIAPASPLGGPLGEVLQTSNATSPRQGFVADDCRDSGSGGLINCMSIGFHGSQAASPQESPTRLASSPSGVLQKAMVSLSDSSSSSSPTFAAASRSEIALQWMNQAKQQ